The Nitrospira lenta genome contains a region encoding:
- the urtA gene encoding urea ABC transporter substrate-binding protein — MTAGIGIAALLGNLGNWALSYAADKEPIKIGILHSLSGTMAISEVSLRDTVLMAVEEINAKGGVLGRPIKPVVVDPASNWDLFAEKAKQLLLQDKVAVVFGCWTSVSRKSVLPVFEKNNGLLFYPVQYEGEECSRNVFYTGAAVNQQAVPAVEYLMSKEGGGFKKFYLLGTDYVYPRTTNKILRAMLLAKKVPEANIMEEYTPFHHQDYQTIVGKVKKFAAGGGAAVISTINGDSNVPFYKEFANQGLRAEDAPIMAFSVAEDELRGMDTTALVGHLAAWNYYQSVETPQNKQFVANFKAYCKKNNLPDGEKRVTDDPIEAAYFGVHVWKQAVEKAGSIDVDKVRKAVYGQKFLAPGGEILMDQGNHHTHKPVLIGEILKDGQFKIVSRSKGLVKPEPWSEYTSPDKGCDWITHQGTYSKKG; from the coding sequence ATGACCGCCGGCATTGGGATCGCGGCGTTGCTCGGCAATCTTGGGAATTGGGCCTTGTCCTATGCGGCTGACAAGGAGCCGATCAAGATCGGTATTCTGCACTCACTGAGTGGGACCATGGCCATCAGTGAAGTGTCGCTCCGCGATACCGTACTGATGGCGGTCGAAGAGATCAACGCCAAGGGCGGGGTGTTGGGGCGGCCGATCAAGCCGGTTGTCGTCGACCCGGCCTCGAACTGGGATCTCTTTGCAGAGAAAGCCAAGCAGCTTCTGCTGCAGGATAAAGTTGCAGTCGTGTTCGGCTGTTGGACGTCTGTCAGCCGGAAGTCGGTGTTGCCGGTGTTCGAAAAGAACAACGGACTGTTGTTCTATCCCGTTCAGTACGAGGGGGAAGAGTGCTCGCGCAATGTGTTTTATACCGGCGCGGCGGTCAATCAACAGGCGGTGCCGGCGGTGGAGTATCTGATGAGCAAGGAGGGGGGTGGATTTAAGAAGTTCTATCTCCTCGGGACGGACTACGTCTATCCGCGCACCACGAACAAGATCTTGCGCGCCATGCTGCTGGCGAAAAAAGTGCCGGAAGCGAACATCATGGAAGAGTACACCCCGTTTCATCATCAGGATTATCAGACCATTGTCGGAAAGGTGAAGAAGTTTGCGGCGGGTGGCGGCGCGGCGGTGATCAGCACGATCAACGGCGACAGTAACGTGCCGTTCTACAAAGAATTCGCCAATCAAGGGTTGCGAGCCGAAGATGCGCCGATCATGGCGTTCAGCGTGGCAGAAGATGAATTGCGTGGAATGGATACCACGGCGCTGGTCGGTCATCTGGCGGCGTGGAACTACTATCAGAGCGTGGAGACGCCGCAGAACAAGCAGTTCGTGGCGAACTTTAAGGCCTACTGCAAGAAGAATAATTTGCCGGACGGCGAGAAGCGGGTGACCGACGATCCCATCGAAGCCGCGTATTTCGGCGTGCATGTCTGGAAGCAGGCGGTTGAGAAAGCCGGCTCCATCGATGTCGATAAGGTGCGCAAGGCCGTCTATGGCCAGAAGTTTCTTGCCCCTGGCGGAGAGATCCTGATGGATCAGGGGAATCATCACACGCACAAGCCGGTCCTGATCGGCGAGATTCTCAAAGACGGTCAGTTTAAGATCGTGTCACGCTCAAAAGGGCTGGTGAAACCGGAGCCCTGGAGTGAGTACACCAGTCCCGATAAGGGGTGCGATTGGATTACGCATCAGGGGACATACTCGAAGAAGGGCTGA
- the urtC gene encoding urea ABC transporter permease subunit UrtC, whose translation MRTNMNTINETSIETQPKPEREGLLFWLVGLVLLVVLPALNLLPAEDSWLYVSDFTLNRFGKFLAFAILALGLDLIWGYTGILSLGQGVFFGIGAYCIGMHLMLTIGSEGVYGSALPDFMVWNQVKELPLFWTPFYSFLAAVGLGILVPMACAWVFGLLVFRSRIKGVYFAIITQAVALSAWLVFNRNETNLGGTNGLTDFKQLLGFRLSDPGTQRTLYVVTVLALGGAYFLCRWIIQSRAGKVLVAVRDSEQRVLFSGYSPSNYKVFVFVVSAGLAGLAGLLYVPQVGIITPAQIGVLPSLEMVIWVAVGGRGTLIGAIIGAVGVNFGRSILTNYFPELWPFFLGGLFIAVVLLFPDGLVGLMRRMHIDTIRKRFRKAKPEPEGAAS comes from the coding sequence ATGCGGACTAACATGAACACGATCAACGAGACCTCGATCGAAACGCAACCGAAACCAGAACGTGAGGGGCTTCTCTTCTGGCTCGTCGGGTTGGTGCTCCTTGTCGTCCTGCCGGCGTTGAACCTCCTGCCCGCTGAAGATTCGTGGCTGTACGTCTCGGATTTCACGCTGAACCGATTCGGGAAGTTTCTCGCCTTCGCCATTCTGGCCCTGGGGTTGGATCTCATCTGGGGGTACACCGGCATTCTGAGTCTGGGGCAAGGGGTGTTTTTCGGTATCGGCGCCTACTGCATCGGCATGCACCTGATGCTCACGATCGGATCGGAAGGCGTCTATGGCAGTGCCCTGCCGGATTTCATGGTGTGGAACCAGGTCAAGGAATTGCCCCTGTTCTGGACGCCGTTCTACAGTTTTCTGGCGGCGGTGGGGTTGGGCATTCTCGTCCCCATGGCCTGCGCCTGGGTTTTCGGCCTGCTGGTGTTTCGGAGCCGGATCAAGGGGGTGTATTTCGCGATCATCACGCAGGCTGTGGCCCTGTCGGCCTGGCTGGTGTTCAATCGCAACGAAACCAACCTGGGTGGAACCAACGGATTGACGGATTTCAAGCAGCTCCTGGGGTTCCGACTGAGCGATCCGGGCACGCAACGCACGCTGTACGTCGTCACCGTTCTGGCGCTGGGCGGGGCGTATTTCCTCTGCCGGTGGATCATCCAGTCACGCGCGGGCAAGGTGCTGGTCGCGGTGCGCGACAGCGAGCAGCGGGTCCTATTCTCAGGTTATTCGCCGTCGAATTATAAGGTGTTTGTGTTTGTGGTGTCGGCCGGGCTCGCGGGACTCGCCGGACTCTTGTATGTGCCGCAGGTGGGGATTATTACGCCCGCGCAGATCGGTGTGCTGCCTTCGCTGGAAATGGTGATTTGGGTTGCAGTCGGGGGACGAGGTACCTTGATCGGCGCCATCATCGGTGCGGTCGGCGTCAACTTCGGCCGCAGCATCCTGACGAATTATTTCCCCGAGCTCTGGCCCTTCTTTCTGGGCGGTCTCTTCATTGCGGTGGTGCTGCTGTTTCCCGACGGCTTGGTGGGCCTCATGCGGCGCATGCATATCGACACGATCCGGAAACGATTCAGAAAAGCCAAGCCTGAGCCGGAAGGAGCAGCGTCATGA
- the urtB gene encoding urea ABC transporter permease subunit UrtB, producing the protein MTITGLGIRQGFAVLAVVVLVAWGMTARAAGLDEVTSSPPAAADAAEMEHINRLIGQLAGEDADVRQQAVHALVDTGDAATLSRLERALDDADRATRVAVKPIKTLLKNKLNLASGDEAVRRAAAGDLGTSGQPVARAWLETAAVKEPQYWVRYAMEEGAALLRLAEEDPAARIAAAEKLGELKSQNALPALKELAQQLSGNAGALESNGPVRLAVTKAIERIELWSTWAGVFETLFRGVSLGSILLIMSLGLAIVFGLMGVINMAHGELMMVGAYATFMTQELFKAYLPPSIFDAYFLASLPVAFLVAGACGLFIEATVIRFLYGRPLETMLATWGVSLVLIQLARVLFGDVTAVTAPAWLSGGVQVLAGVYFPYNRLFIIALSIVCVIGIYLALFRSSLGLRVRAVTQNRNMSACLGIPTRKVDAYTFAFGSGLAGLAGCALTLVGNVEPGLGQNYIVDSFMVVVTGGVGKLAGTIVAALGIGSLNKFLEPSFGAVYGKVFILGLVILFLQRRPSGLFAIKGRHAD; encoded by the coding sequence GTGACGATAACAGGATTGGGGATTCGCCAGGGGTTCGCAGTGCTTGCCGTGGTGGTACTTGTTGCGTGGGGGATGACGGCTCGGGCAGCCGGCCTGGACGAGGTCACTTCTTCTCCGCCAGCGGCGGCCGATGCGGCAGAGATGGAACATATCAACAGGCTCATTGGGCAGCTCGCCGGCGAGGATGCCGACGTGCGCCAGCAGGCGGTGCATGCGCTGGTCGATACGGGTGATGCCGCGACGCTCAGCCGGTTGGAGCGCGCGCTTGACGACGCCGATCGCGCGACGCGGGTGGCGGTCAAACCGATCAAGACCCTGTTGAAGAATAAGCTGAATCTTGCCAGCGGCGATGAGGCCGTGCGGCGCGCGGCGGCCGGCGACCTCGGGACGTCCGGTCAACCGGTGGCGAGAGCCTGGCTGGAGACCGCTGCGGTTAAGGAGCCACAGTATTGGGTTCGCTATGCCATGGAAGAGGGGGCGGCCTTACTCCGGCTTGCGGAGGAGGATCCCGCCGCGCGGATTGCCGCCGCCGAAAAGCTGGGAGAGTTGAAAAGTCAAAACGCGCTTCCGGCGTTGAAAGAACTGGCGCAGCAGTTGTCCGGCAACGCCGGCGCGCTCGAATCCAACGGTCCGGTCCGGCTTGCCGTCACAAAGGCGATTGAGCGGATCGAGCTCTGGAGTACCTGGGCCGGGGTGTTCGAAACGCTGTTTCGAGGCGTGAGCCTCGGCTCCATTCTGTTGATCATGTCGTTAGGCCTGGCGATCGTGTTCGGTCTCATGGGCGTCATCAACATGGCTCACGGCGAGCTGATGATGGTGGGGGCCTATGCCACGTTCATGACCCAGGAGTTGTTCAAAGCCTACTTACCCCCGTCGATCTTCGATGCGTATTTCCTGGCGTCGCTTCCCGTCGCGTTTCTTGTAGCCGGGGCTTGCGGCCTGTTTATCGAAGCGACCGTGATCCGCTTTCTGTATGGCCGTCCCCTGGAAACAATGTTGGCGACCTGGGGCGTCAGCCTGGTGCTCATTCAGTTGGCGCGGGTGCTGTTCGGAGATGTGACCGCCGTGACCGCTCCGGCCTGGCTGAGCGGCGGCGTGCAAGTGCTGGCCGGCGTCTATTTCCCGTACAACCGTCTGTTTATCATCGCGCTCTCGATCGTCTGCGTCATCGGGATTTATCTGGCGCTCTTTCGATCGAGCCTCGGGTTGCGGGTGCGAGCGGTCACTCAAAATCGGAACATGAGCGCTTGTCTGGGCATTCCGACGAGAAAAGTCGATGCCTACACCTTTGCATTCGGATCCGGGCTCGCGGGATTGGCCGGGTGCGCCCTCACGCTGGTGGGAAATGTCGAGCCTGGCCTGGGGCAAAATTACATCGTTGATTCATTTATGGTCGTGGTGACCGGCGGAGTCGGCAAGCTCGCTGGTACGATCGTCGCGGCATTAGGCATCGGCAGCCTCAATAAATTTCTTGAACCGAGCTTCGGCGCCGTCTACGGTAAAGTCTTCATTCTGGGGTTGGTGATCTTGTTCCTGCAACGGCGCCCTTCCGGTCTTTTCGCCATTAAGGGGCGGCATGCGGACTAA